TCGTCCCACCGACGCTGTGGCCATGGAAGTACGCGCCTGCGTGCTGCCAGAGCGAGCGCAGCTTGTCGTCGTTGTTGACGTGGCCGAGCCAGTGCACGTTCTCGGAGTTTGCGCTCAGCTGTCGAGCTGCTTCATCCAGATGGCCGTTGAAACCGTCACTACCCACGATGACGACAGGCCAGCGGCCTTCGAGCTGCCGGGCCGCGGAGAAGAACTCGTTGACGCTGTTCTCCGGAACGAAGCGTGCGACGTAGAGCACGTACCCCCGGTGCTGCAGACCGTCCTCCACGTCGAGGGCTTCGTGCGTGTCACCGCCGTACGGGATGAACGTGCCGCCCACCCCGAAGTCCCTTCTCCAGCGGTCGCCGATGGCCCGAGCGTCGAAGACGAGTTCATCCGCCCAGCGGGCAGACATCGCTGCGCCTGAGCGGAAGACCGCTTTGGCGACTCGGTTCCACTTGGCGCGGTCCCACTCGATACCGTCGACGTTGAGCAGCGAAGGGATGCCCCGCGCCCGTAACGCCGGCAAGAAGAAGCCATTTGCGACGTTCATGATCAGGGCCACATCGGGCTTGTTGACGAGAGCCGAAGCGGACGCAGTCGCGCCGAAGGAGAGCGTGCTGAGGGACTTCGAGTTGAGGCCCCATGTGTACTTGCTCCGGACGTCTGGATGCGCCGACGGGTCAGTCTCGGTGACCGACCCTCGCCGCCCGTAGACGGTGACGTCCCAGCCGGCTTCGACCAGGTAAGGCGCGAGGCGACGCACGGCTGTCTCGAATCCGCCGTAGTAGCTCGGATAACCGCGTGTGCCGATGATGGCCACAGATCGACGCACAGATCGCTCCGCTCTTGGGTGCAAGGACTTTCATCGTAGAGGGCAATACGAAGTGACCCTCATCATCGATGCTCTGGACGCGGCTGGTCTGGCTGCGACGTCGAACGAATCCTCACCCTTAGACTGAGCCGCATGTCCGACCAGCCCGAGTCGCGACGCGCTGCAGGGAGCCGGGGGTCCAGGGCCCGCGTCGTCTTGTGGACCGTCCTGGCCGTCGTCCTCCTGCTGATCCTCGCCGCCGTCTGGGTGGGGGTGCGCGGTGTGCTCGCCAAGGGGCATCTCGAACGGGCGGTCTCTGACGTCAGCACGCTGCGGTCGCAGTTGACGGACGCGGACACGAGTGCGGCGCAGCAGACCGCGAAGCGCCTGGAGGACGAGGCGTCCGCGGCCCGGTCGCTCACCGGGGACGCGGTGTGGGGCGCAGCCCAGTACGTCCCGTTCTTCGGGACGAACCTGCGTGCTGTGCGCGAGGTCGCCGTGGTCGTCGACGATGTGGCCGACGGTGCGGTGAGTCCCGTCGCCGGCGTCGTCGGTGGGCTCGGCGTCGACTCGTTCGCGCCGAAGGACGGCAAGGTCGACCTCGATCCACTCGTCACCGCGCAGCCGGCGGTCGCGCAGGCGGCCGAGACGCTGACGAAGGCCGACCGCGATGCGCAAGCGATCGACACGAGCGGCACGCTCTCGCCGGTGACGTCTGCGGTCAACCAGCTGCGGAACGCCGTGCAGTCCGCGTCGACGCAGGTCGACACGGCCAACCGCGTCGTGCAGCTCGCACCGGCGATGCTCGCTCGGGACGGCGAACGCAACTACGTGCTCCTGTTCCAGAACAACGCGGAGCTCCGAGCAGGCGGGGGCATCCCGGGTGCCGTCGCGCTGCTCAAGGTGCAGGACGGGTCGATCAAGCTCGAGAACCAGGCCGCGGGTTCGTCCTTCGGCCCCTACGAGCAGCCGGTGCTTCCGCTCGAGTCAGACACGGCCAGCCTGTACGGGGACATCACCGGCAGGTACATGCAGGACGTCAACCTCACACCACGCTTCGATGTCACTGCGCAGCTCGCCCGTGAGATGTGGAAGCAGAAGTTCGGGCAGGAGGTCGACGGAGTCCTCGCGATGGACCCGGTGACGCTGAGCTACATGCTCCGGGCGACGGGGCCGGTGCAGCTGGCGACCGGTGAGACCCTCACCTCGGACAACGCTGTCCAACTGCTGCTGAGCGACGTCTACGCCAAGTACCCGGATCCCGCGGTCCAGGACGTCTTCTTCGCCTCAGCCGCGAGCGCGGTCTTCGACAAGGTGTCGAGCGGTGGCTTCGACGCGAAGCGGTTCATCGGAGCGCTGACCCAGGGGACCGACGAGGGGCGCCTCCGTCTGTGGAGCGCGTCGGAGGACGAGCAGCGGCGGCTCGACGGGACGCCGCTGGCCGGCGAGCTTCCCACCGCGTCTCGAGAGACCCGGCAGTTCGGCGTCTACCTGAACGACGGCACCGCCGCGAAGATGGACTACTACCTCGACAAGTCCGTGTCGGTCGGATCGTCGGTCTGCCGGCAGGACGGCCGTCCGACCTCCGTGGTCGAGGTCACCCTGAAGAACACCGCACCGGCCGACGCCGCAACGAGTCTCCCCGAGTACGTCACGGGCGGTGGCATCTTCGGTACCGAGCCCGGGAAGATCAAGACGCTCCTCGCGGTCTACGCGCCGGAGAACGCCATCTACCTCGGCTCGACGCAGGACGGCAAGCAGGTCGGCGTGCAGACGGCGACGGACGGTGGGCACCCGGTCGCGCAGCTGCAGACACTGCTCGGACCGGGGGAGAGCACGACGTTCCGGGTCGCGTACCTCGGGGACGCGAAGTTCGCGAACGCCGGTGTCGAGGCGATCTCGACGCCGGGCGTCGAGCAGGGCAAGGTCGAGCCCCTGCGGTTCGAGTGCAAGGACCCGATCCCCGCGAGCTGAGCGCGAACCATACGTCCGCGCCTCGTCCACGGACCGGAGGCGACGGCGTGTCGAGCCGCGTAGCGCGATTCGAGCTGTCCCCAGAGTGGGGGGTCTGGACTTTCCTGAGCACCCGGCTCAGCCGGTCCCAGGTGGGACTGCGCGCGGCCCGGCGCTGTCGGAGGTAGTACCCGCAATGGCCTCTCAACTGGGTTTTTCGCCGGGGAGGGACGCCTCCTGACGGGGTGTCGAGCGATGCAGAGGTGTCCCTGATGCGCACCGGGATCGGCTCGATCTCGAAAAAGTTTCGGATCTGGTGGCAACAACCTGAGGATTCCCGCTAGATTGAGGGAACTTCGCCATAGCGACCGCTTGCTCCTTCACGGCTTGCGTTTGGGGGGAGTGCCACGGGCTCTGGGTGTCAGGGTCTGCAGGATCAGATTCTTAGGGGAAACACTTCATGAAGAAGCTCATCGCAGCTGCCGTCCTCGCGGGCGCAGCGTTCATCGCCATCCCGACCGCGGCGAACGCTGCCGGCTACGCGCCGGACTCGAGCGTCTCCGTCTCGGGCAGCTACGTCGCGGGCGGCACCGCCAACGTCAGCTTCACCGACGGTGCATTCCAGAACGGCGAGACCGTCAACGTCCAGGTGACCGGCGCCGGCGCCGTGACCCTCGGTGCGCTGCCGACCACGACGGTCTCGAAGGCCTACACGGCTTCGCCGACCGGCGCGCTCGTCGTCAAGGTCACCTTCCCGGCCGGTGCTTCGGGTACCTACAACCTGACCGCCACGGGCGCCACCTCGGGCGTCGTCGGCCTCGCCTCGTTCACCGTCGCCCCCGGCGACACCGCCGTCACGGTCGGTTCGAACGGCAACTCCGGCACCCCCGGCCAGCTCGCCTTCACCGGTGGCACCATCTCGACGCTCGGCCTCTGGGCTGCCGGCGGCGCCATCGTTCTCGGTGGTGGCCTCCTGGTCGCCCGCAAGTCGGTCCGTCGTCAGCACGACGCCGCCTGAGCACAGCTGAACTGAACGAAGCCCCCGGCACCTCGGTGCCGGGGGCTTCGTGCTGTCGTCGATGGAGGAACGAGGACGGGTCAGGTCGGACGGATCAGGTGACGACCAGGGCGATCGCCACGACGGCGATCACGACGAGCGGCGCGACGATCCACAGCCACCAGGGGAAGGTCGACGGCCGGCGGTAGGGGCGATGGTGCTTCCGATCGGGGTTCGGGTCCATGCGCTGACCGTAGGCCGCGCACGGGCCGAGCGGTTCGTCCGTCGTCAGATCGTCACACTGCGGCCCGCGACTGTCCGCGAGCCGCGCTCACGCGGGCCCGCCCCAGCACCACGATCCCCAGCAGGACCCCGAGCACCGCTCCGGAGGTGTTCGACAGCACGTCGTCCACCGACGCGAACCGCGCCGGCAGGAACAGCGCCTGCACCGTCTCGATCGCGCAGCTCGCCAAGAATCCGCCGAGCATGCCGACCCACCACGCGCGCGCGCCGAAGAGCAGCAGCACGAAGAATCCGAACGGCACGAAGAAGAGCACGTTCGCGGTGAACTCGACCGATCCGTAGTCGAGCCACTGCGGAGCGCCGAGCCGGTGCCCCGCGGCGATCGCCCGCGTCAGCCACGGGTGGATCCCTCGGTCGACGGGGGAGCCCGCCGTCGCCACGAGGACCACCAGGAGCGCGTAGGCGGCCGCGAGCGTCCACGCCACCCGCTTCGTGCGCCCCGACGCGTGCGCGGCGCGGTGTCGTGCGTGCCAGGCCGCGTCGAGCAGCGCCCCGACCGCGACCCCGACGAGGCCCGCGAGCACGACGGACCGGAACCGCTCGCCCGGGGTGGAGGACTGTGCCGCCACGACGACGGCGGCCGCCAGCACGACGACGGCGCTCACCAGGGCGCGTCTCGCCACCCCGGCCGGCCGGGAGGCCCGGCTCGCCCCCGCCAGCAGCACCGGCAGCAGGGCGGTCACCAGGGTCACCGCGATCGCGGCCACGAACCCGTCACCGAGCGTCAGGGTGCCGTGCCCGAGCGCGCGCAGCGCGCCCACGAGGTGGAGCAGCGCGGACCGGACCCGGTCCGCGACGCCGGGCACCAGCAGGACCGCGCCCACGAGCACGACCGCAGCCACCATCCCGCTGCGCACGATCGTGGTCCTCGTCCTGGTGCTCATCGGGAACGACGCTAGTGGGCCGCGCCTCCCGTCCGGGATGGACGCGAGGGGACCTCGGGAACCCGCAGGAAGCAGTTCATCCACGGAACGAGTACCCCGATCGCGCACCTGTACCCCGTTCCCGCGTCCCCCGACCCCGGAAATCCGGGGCTGTACCCCGATCCGTATGCACGAAACCCGTGAATGGACGGGCATCGCTGGCGTCGCCGGGGGACGTTCTCGTACGGTTGCACCATCACCTGATGTACCCCGGATCGCGAAGGAGAGCGACATGAGCACCACCGTCACCACCGACACCCGCGAGGTCACCCTCGACACCGACACGGTCGACGTCATCGCGATCCTCGAGGCCGAGGCAGAGCACTCCGGCCGCGCAGCACGTGCCAAGACCACGTGGACGCAGGAGGACGACGGCGAGTGGATCGCCAACTACGGCGGCTACTTCGGCGGCAGCGTCGACAAGCGCGACGGCCGCTACGTGGCCTCGGACACCTTCGGACTCGTCGTCGGCGACTTCGCCACGCTCGAAGAGGCCCAGACGAAGCTCTCGGACCAGCTCCACGTGATGCTGCCGGCCGTGATCCGTCCGGTCGCGTAGTGCCCGACGACCATCCGGCCCTCGCGGCCAGCACCACCAGCCAGACCCGTACCACCAGCACGACCCGAACCACCAGCACCGTCCAGCACCACAGCAGCACGAGGAGCACCACCATGAGCACCAGCGTCGCCAACAGCCAGCAGGCCGAGGTGACCGTGGACACGGCGACCATCGAGGTCATCACCGGCATCGCTGCCGGCGTCGTGTCCCCCGATGCACCGGCCCGGGCGCACGTCGTCTGGTCCGAGGCCGACGCGGGGCTCTGGGCGGCGAACTACGGCGGCTACTACGGCGGCGTGATCGACCAGCAGGGCGCACACTTCTTCGTGTCCGACACCTTCGGTCAGTACGTCGGCGACTTCCGCTCGCTGCACGAGGCGCAGGACCGCCTCGCCGAGCGGGTCCACCAGCTGCTGCCGGACGTGCGCCGCACGCT
The sequence above is drawn from the Curtobacterium sp. MR_MD2014 genome and encodes:
- a CDS encoding glycosyltransferase, with the translated sequence MAIIGTRGYPSYYGGFETAVRRLAPYLVEAGWDVTVYGRRGSVTETDPSAHPDVRSKYTWGLNSKSLSTLSFGATASASALVNKPDVALIMNVANGFFLPALRARGIPSLLNVDGIEWDRAKWNRVAKAVFRSGAAMSARWADELVFDARAIGDRWRRDFGVGGTFIPYGGDTHEALDVEDGLQHRGYVLYVARFVPENSVNEFFSAARQLEGRWPVVIVGSDGFNGHLDEAARQLSANSENVHWLGHVNNDDKLRSLWQHAGAYFHGHSVGGTNPALVQAMASGAPTVARDTPYNRETLGETGIFVEATTDAIVRGVETMMQAPEQDQFGRAARDRAVQDYSWDGVCAAYELALSRLMDEKRR
- a CDS encoding DUF4012 domain-containing protein, coding for MSDQPESRRAAGSRGSRARVVLWTVLAVVLLLILAAVWVGVRGVLAKGHLERAVSDVSTLRSQLTDADTSAAQQTAKRLEDEASAARSLTGDAVWGAAQYVPFFGTNLRAVREVAVVVDDVADGAVSPVAGVVGGLGVDSFAPKDGKVDLDPLVTAQPAVAQAAETLTKADRDAQAIDTSGTLSPVTSAVNQLRNAVQSASTQVDTANRVVQLAPAMLARDGERNYVLLFQNNAELRAGGGIPGAVALLKVQDGSIKLENQAAGSSFGPYEQPVLPLESDTASLYGDITGRYMQDVNLTPRFDVTAQLAREMWKQKFGQEVDGVLAMDPVTLSYMLRATGPVQLATGETLTSDNAVQLLLSDVYAKYPDPAVQDVFFASAASAVFDKVSSGGFDAKRFIGALTQGTDEGRLRLWSASEDEQRRLDGTPLAGELPTASRETRQFGVYLNDGTAAKMDYYLDKSVSVGSSVCRQDGRPTSVVEVTLKNTAPADAATSLPEYVTGGGIFGTEPGKIKTLLAVYAPENAIYLGSTQDGKQVGVQTATDGGHPVAQLQTLLGPGESTTFRVAYLGDAKFANAGVEAISTPGVEQGKVEPLRFECKDPIPAS
- a CDS encoding VanZ family protein, with product MSTRTRTTIVRSGMVAAVVLVGAVLLVPGVADRVRSALLHLVGALRALGHGTLTLGDGFVAAIAVTLVTALLPVLLAGASRASRPAGVARRALVSAVVVLAAAVVVAAQSSTPGERFRSVVLAGLVGVAVGALLDAAWHARHRAAHASGRTKRVAWTLAAAYALLVVLVATAGSPVDRGIHPWLTRAIAAGHRLGAPQWLDYGSVEFTANVLFFVPFGFFVLLLFGARAWWVGMLGGFLASCAIETVQALFLPARFASVDDVLSNTSGAVLGVLLGIVVLGRARVSAARGQSRAAV